Proteins encoded within one genomic window of Nordella sp. HKS 07:
- a CDS encoding cupin domain-containing protein: protein MADIIVMKTTGKAAPKVEKGQGSGPSLIKGPYKTKTWNHFKGEKGRLYSGIWESTPGKVKVAYKEWEFCHFIEGKAVLTSDKGKKWTLKAGDGFIIPAGFKGTWETVEKVRKHYVILMPK, encoded by the coding sequence ATGGCCGACATCATCGTCATGAAAACCACCGGCAAGGCGGCGCCGAAGGTTGAGAAGGGGCAGGGCAGCGGACCTTCGCTGATCAAAGGGCCGTACAAGACCAAGACCTGGAACCACTTCAAGGGTGAGAAAGGCCGGCTCTATTCGGGTATCTGGGAATCGACGCCGGGCAAGGTGAAGGTCGCCTACAAGGAGTGGGAATTCTGCCACTTCATCGAAGGCAAGGCCGTTCTCACCAGCGACAAGGGCAAGAAGTGGACGCTCAAGGCGGGCGACGGCTTCATCATTCCGGCCGGCTTCAAGGGGACCTGGGAAACGGTCGAGAAAGTGCGCAAGCACTATGTGATCCTGATGCCCAAGTAA
- a CDS encoding ABC transporter ATP-binding protein → MIRSNFDKKRQADSPLLVVDGLRIEGESSGEWREIVRGVSFTLNRGEVIGLIGESGAGKSTIGLAALGYARPGCRFSGGRVLYDGQDLLTMPSGPLRALRGIKISYVAQSAAAFFNPAHRLIDQFVEVFTCHGSVNREVARRKAEQLYELLGMPDPKSFGNRYPHQVSGGQLQRAMIAMAMAGDPDLVVFDEPTTALDVTTQVGVLLAIRNAVRALGTAALYITHDLPVVAQIADRIIVLRHGGMVEEGETKAMISGAKADYTRRLLAADPEQRPEREGKPPILTVNSVSAFYGRKQILHDVSISVPLGRTTAIVGESGSGKSTLARAITGLLKSMNGEVVFEGALLAKRLDMRKLDTLRRIQLIYQSPDTALNPRHTVTEIIGRPLQLYHNLKGPEIGARVGDLLEQVELARDLADRFPSELSGGQKQRVCIARALAAEPDLVICDEITSGLDPLVAKGVLNLLARLQERSGTTYIFITHDLKIVAAMADQIVVMKNGRIVEAGRRSEIMSPPYVDYTETLLSAVPQLDVTWLDGLVARQKLDRTANVQSNTADECLSARRLQLTG, encoded by the coding sequence ATGATCAGAAGTAACTTCGACAAGAAACGGCAAGCTGACAGTCCGTTGCTTGTCGTCGACGGCTTGCGCATAGAGGGCGAGAGCTCCGGCGAATGGCGCGAGATCGTCAGGGGAGTGAGCTTCACGCTCAACCGCGGCGAGGTCATCGGCCTCATCGGCGAATCGGGAGCCGGCAAATCGACGATCGGCCTCGCGGCTCTCGGCTATGCGAGGCCCGGATGCCGATTCAGCGGCGGGCGTGTTCTCTATGATGGCCAGGACCTGCTCACCATGCCGAGCGGACCACTACGTGCGCTCAGGGGCATCAAGATATCCTATGTGGCGCAGTCGGCGGCAGCTTTTTTCAATCCGGCGCACCGTCTGATTGATCAGTTCGTGGAAGTCTTCACATGCCACGGAAGCGTGAATCGCGAGGTGGCGAGGCGAAAGGCCGAGCAGCTGTATGAGCTTCTCGGCATGCCCGATCCCAAGTCCTTCGGGAACCGCTATCCACACCAGGTCTCCGGCGGCCAGCTCCAGCGCGCGATGATTGCGATGGCGATGGCGGGCGATCCCGACCTCGTCGTCTTCGACGAACCGACCACCGCACTCGACGTCACAACGCAGGTTGGCGTATTGCTCGCCATCCGCAATGCGGTGCGGGCGCTGGGCACCGCCGCCCTCTATATCACCCACGACCTTCCTGTGGTGGCGCAGATCGCCGACCGGATCATCGTGCTCAGGCATGGCGGCATGGTCGAGGAGGGCGAAACCAAGGCCATGATCTCCGGCGCGAAGGCGGACTACACCAGGCGTCTGCTCGCCGCCGATCCGGAACAACGCCCGGAACGCGAGGGGAAGCCGCCGATCCTGACGGTGAATTCGGTATCCGCCTTCTACGGCCGCAAGCAGATACTTCACGACGTTTCCATATCCGTGCCCTTGGGACGCACGACCGCGATCGTCGGTGAGTCGGGTTCGGGCAAATCCACGCTGGCACGTGCGATAACCGGGCTTCTCAAGTCGATGAACGGCGAAGTCGTCTTCGAAGGCGCGCTCCTGGCGAAACGCCTTGATATGCGAAAGCTCGATACGCTTCGTCGCATCCAACTCATTTACCAGTCGCCGGACACCGCGCTGAACCCCCGGCATACGGTAACCGAGATCATCGGCCGGCCGCTCCAGCTCTATCACAATCTGAAGGGCCCCGAAATTGGAGCACGTGTCGGCGATCTGCTCGAACAGGTGGAGCTGGCTCGCGACTTGGCTGATCGTTTCCCATCGGAACTGTCGGGGGGCCAGAAGCAACGGGTTTGCATCGCAAGGGCGCTCGCGGCCGAACCGGACCTTGTGATCTGCGACGAGATCACCTCCGGTCTGGATCCGCTCGTGGCGAAGGGCGTGTTAAACCTGCTCGCCCGCCTTCAGGAGCGATCGGGCACAACCTACATATTCATCACGCATGATCTGAAGATCGTGGCCGCGATGGCCGACCAGATCGTAGTGATGAAGAACGGCCGCATCGTCGAGGCCGGACGTCGCTCGGAGATCATGTCGCCCCCGTATGTCGACTACACCGAAACCCTCCTAAGCGCTGTTCCCCAGCTCGATGTCACCTGGCTCGATGGGCTTGTCGCGCGGCAAAAGCTGGACCGGACTGCGAATGTCCAATCAAATACGGCTGATGAATGCCTTTCGGCCCGGCGCCTGCAGTTAACGGGCTAA
- a CDS encoding ABC transporter permease yields the protein MEELGMSFKEPATRARNVAQAAVQQNRKLRRWLSALSKAPWSAKLGLLVIALYVSVAVFAPFLAPFKEGQIVAREFEPWGAQFLLGTDNLGRDMLSRLIYGARNTIGIAFLSTILAFLIGGLLGLLSSAAGGWIDHILSRFVDVLMAIPQLIFAMFLLTIFGMSIPLLIAVIAALDATRVYRLSRALGMNVAVMEFIEAAKLRGERRWWIIRREILPNIMAPLVAEFELRFCFVFLLISALSFLGLGIQPPSADWGSMVRDNATLITYGDITPLLPAAAIAILTVGVNYVVDWFLDLSSGLRNDQK from the coding sequence ATGGAAGAACTTGGAATGTCATTCAAGGAGCCGGCGACGCGCGCAAGAAATGTCGCACAGGCCGCCGTCCAGCAGAATCGCAAGCTTCGGCGCTGGCTATCGGCTCTGTCAAAGGCGCCATGGAGCGCCAAGCTTGGACTTCTGGTGATCGCGCTCTACGTCTCGGTCGCCGTGTTCGCTCCGTTCCTGGCTCCATTCAAAGAAGGCCAGATCGTCGCCAGGGAGTTTGAGCCTTGGGGAGCGCAGTTCCTTCTCGGCACCGACAACCTCGGCCGCGACATGCTGAGCCGTCTGATCTATGGTGCGAGGAACACGATCGGAATCGCCTTCTTGTCCACGATCCTGGCTTTTCTGATCGGAGGCCTGCTGGGTCTCCTTTCCTCAGCGGCCGGCGGCTGGATCGACCACATCCTGTCTCGCTTTGTCGATGTCCTCATGGCCATTCCGCAACTGATCTTCGCCATGTTCCTGCTCACGATCTTCGGCATGTCCATTCCTCTTCTCATCGCGGTGATAGCCGCGCTCGACGCGACACGCGTCTATCGCCTGTCACGGGCGCTCGGCATGAACGTCGCGGTGATGGAATTCATCGAGGCCGCGAAGTTGCGTGGGGAACGGCGCTGGTGGATCATCCGCAGGGAAATCTTGCCGAACATCATGGCGCCTCTGGTCGCCGAGTTCGAGCTTCGCTTCTGCTTCGTGTTCCTGCTGATCAGCGCGCTCAGCTTCCTCGGTCTCGGCATCCAGCCGCCGAGCGCCGACTGGGGATCGATGGTGCGCGACAACGCAACCCTCATAACCTACGGCGACATCACGCCACTGCTTCCTGCGGCCGCGATCGCGATCCTGACGGTGGGCGTCAACTACGTCGTTGACTGGTTCCTCGACCTATCGAGCGGGCTTCGCAATGATCAGAAGTAA
- a CDS encoding ABC transporter permease, which yields MNTIAKLIATRIASGIITLWLVSLIIFLGVSALPGDIATEILGQSATPETIAAFRERLGLDLPVVQRYLAWLSSIAQGDLGVSLANNRPIAELVSLRLMNTLSLAALAAAMSVPLAIVLGIATALFRNGKFDRGANLAALTSISFPEFFVAYILILFFSVQLGWFPSLARVDVTSFPQWLQSMFLPALTLTLVVVAHMMRMTRAALLGVLSSPYIEMAKLKGAGRLRIMTRHALPNALAPIINVVLINLAYLIVGVVVVEVVFVYPGLGQLMVDSVAKRDIPVVQACSLIFATTYITLNILADVLATVTNPRLLHR from the coding sequence ATGAACACGATCGCCAAACTCATCGCGACGAGAATCGCCTCGGGCATCATCACCCTTTGGCTTGTCTCGCTGATCATTTTCCTGGGCGTGTCGGCGCTGCCGGGAGACATCGCAACCGAGATTCTCGGGCAGTCGGCAACACCCGAGACGATCGCCGCCTTCCGCGAGCGGCTCGGCCTCGACCTGCCCGTGGTGCAGCGCTATCTGGCGTGGCTGTCGAGCATCGCGCAGGGCGATCTTGGCGTTTCGCTCGCCAACAACCGACCGATAGCCGAGCTGGTCTCGCTGCGCCTTATGAACACGCTTTCGCTGGCGGCTCTCGCAGCGGCCATGTCGGTGCCTTTGGCGATCGTTTTGGGCATCGCTACGGCGCTGTTCCGGAACGGAAAATTCGACCGCGGTGCCAACCTGGCGGCGCTTACCTCGATTTCCTTCCCCGAGTTCTTCGTAGCCTACATCCTGATCCTGTTCTTCTCGGTGCAGTTGGGCTGGTTTCCGAGCCTCGCACGGGTCGACGTTACGTCGTTTCCTCAGTGGCTGCAAAGCATGTTCCTTCCGGCTCTGACGCTCACTCTGGTGGTCGTCGCCCATATGATGCGGATGACGCGAGCCGCGCTTCTCGGGGTGCTGTCCAGCCCGTACATCGAGATGGCGAAGCTCAAGGGGGCAGGCCGTCTCCGCATCATGACGCGCCATGCGCTGCCGAACGCGCTTGCGCCCATCATCAACGTAGTTCTCATAAACCTCGCCTACCTGATCGTCGGCGTGGTCGTTGTCGAAGTCGTCTTCGTCTATCCGGGCCTTGGCCAATTGATGGTCGACAGCGTGGCGAAGCGGGACATTCCGGTCGTGCAGGCATGCAGCCTGATCTTCGCGACGACTTACATCACGTTGAACATTCTCGCCGATGTGTTGGCCACAGTGACCAACCCGCGTCTGCTGCACCGTTGA
- a CDS encoding alpha/beta fold hydrolase produces MGNAIDCAYTVEGKGPALFFIHGIGARKTAWSKLTEHLKGDFTCVAYDLRGHGESPLPGSRFGLDELVDDLEALRAKLSIEKAHFAGHSLGGMIGPAYARRYPDRVLSLGLYSTAAFRTEDDSAKVKAVVAAMREKGIGQVLDTLTARWFTDEFAAARPDVIEWRKRQVMETNPDVFLNVFDIYAETEMEPWLHEVTAPSLVLTGELDGGCNPRLNKQIAAALPDSELVILDGLKHAILIEATERVAPPVKAFLERIG; encoded by the coding sequence ATGGGTAATGCGATTGATTGCGCCTATACCGTCGAGGGGAAGGGGCCCGCCCTGTTCTTCATCCACGGCATTGGCGCCCGAAAGACCGCCTGGAGCAAGCTGACCGAGCATTTGAAGGGCGACTTCACCTGCGTCGCCTACGACCTCCGCGGCCATGGCGAGTCGCCGTTGCCGGGGAGCCGGTTTGGCCTTGATGAGCTGGTCGATGATCTCGAGGCGCTGCGCGCGAAGCTCAGTATAGAAAAGGCGCATTTCGCTGGCCACTCGCTCGGTGGCATGATTGGTCCGGCCTACGCCCGGCGATACCCTGATCGTGTCCTGTCGCTCGGCCTCTATTCGACGGCCGCCTTCCGCACGGAGGACGACAGCGCCAAGGTCAAGGCGGTCGTCGCCGCGATGCGCGAGAAGGGTATCGGCCAGGTGCTCGACACTCTGACTGCACGCTGGTTCACCGACGAATTCGCGGCGGCGCGGCCAGACGTCATTGAATGGCGCAAGCGCCAGGTCATGGAGACCAATCCGGACGTCTTCCTCAATGTCTTCGACATCTACGCGGAGACGGAGATGGAGCCCTGGCTGCACGAAGTGACGGCGCCGTCCCTGGTGCTCACCGGCGAACTGGATGGAGGCTGTAATCCCCGCCTCAACAAACAGATCGCCGCGGCGCTCCCGGATTCGGAGCTGGTCATCCTCGACGGCCTCAAGCACGCGATCCTGATCGAGGCCACCGAGCGGGTCGCCCCGCCGGTCAAGGCCTTCCTCGAACGCATTGGATAA
- a CDS encoding 4-oxalocrotonate tautomerase family protein, with protein sequence MRCLIKTKGSRMPVIKVDMFKGRTVEQKRQLAKVLTDGYVQVCGGKPQSVWIIFEDTDKSNWSIGGELCSDLYPDQRAQPSK encoded by the coding sequence ATTCGTTGCTTAATCAAGACAAAGGGAAGTCGAATGCCAGTTATCAAGGTTGACATGTTCAAGGGGCGCACGGTCGAACAGAAGCGCCAGCTCGCGAAGGTCCTGACCGACGGGTATGTCCAGGTCTGTGGCGGCAAGCCCCAATCGGTCTGGATCATTTTCGAGGATACCGACAAGTCGAACTGGTCGATCGGCGGCGAACTCTGCTCCGATCTCTATCCCGACCAGCGGGCGCAACCGAGCAAGTGA
- a CDS encoding LLM class flavin-dependent oxidoreductase, whose protein sequence is MHFNHFLSSYLPDPAYGGTRLYKDMVEQAVQADTCGYRGISIPEHHLINILLVPSPLQMAVKVASVTKSIEIVTSIAVLPIRDMRVFAGEVVQAAILCEERLVLGVGRGAFAYEIERLGVPMTELKRKFAESFAVLEALLTREDVSWDGEFYKFEPITVMPRPERPVELMLAVMVPEGIYHTAKKGYHVQTTPLGASHEVLLEQTRAFHRGKAEGDKNAANRLSLQRGVFLAKNAADAREKLERAHDYYSRFDNVWSGPGIVEKGLIKAIPRKQTIEELGRSLLICEAGEMVDRLGTYVEAGIDEVIMTSNFGQSQSDTLDMMERFAVQVMPHFTDARRKFVA, encoded by the coding sequence ATGCACTTCAACCATTTCCTGTCCAGTTATCTGCCCGACCCCGCCTACGGCGGTACCCGCCTTTACAAGGATATGGTCGAGCAGGCGGTGCAGGCCGACACATGCGGGTACCGCGGGATCTCGATTCCCGAGCACCATCTGATCAATATTCTGCTGGTGCCTTCGCCGCTGCAGATGGCCGTAAAGGTCGCTTCGGTGACGAAGTCGATCGAGATCGTCACGTCCATCGCTGTCCTGCCGATCCGCGACATGCGAGTCTTTGCGGGCGAGGTGGTGCAGGCCGCTATCCTCTGCGAGGAAAGGCTTGTGCTTGGCGTGGGCCGCGGAGCCTTCGCCTATGAGATCGAACGGCTGGGAGTGCCGATGACCGAGCTCAAGCGAAAATTCGCGGAATCGTTCGCTGTTCTGGAGGCGCTTCTCACCCGCGAGGACGTGTCCTGGGACGGCGAGTTCTACAAGTTCGAGCCAATCACCGTCATGCCGCGACCTGAACGGCCGGTCGAGCTCATGCTGGCCGTCATGGTGCCCGAAGGCATCTACCATACGGCGAAGAAGGGCTACCATGTGCAGACGACGCCGCTCGGCGCGTCCCACGAGGTTCTTCTGGAACAGACGAGAGCTTTCCACCGCGGCAAGGCCGAGGGAGACAAGAATGCCGCGAACCGCTTGTCGCTCCAGCGTGGTGTGTTCCTCGCGAAGAACGCGGCGGACGCCCGGGAAAAGCTCGAGCGTGCTCACGACTACTACAGCCGTTTCGATAATGTCTGGAGTGGGCCGGGAATCGTCGAGAAAGGGCTTATCAAGGCGATTCCGCGCAAACAGACGATAGAGGAACTGGGGCGCAGTCTGCTGATCTGTGAAGCCGGGGAGATGGTTGACCGACTCGGCACCTATGTGGAGGCCGGGATCGACGAGGTCATCATGACCTCCAACTTCGGCCAGAGTCAGTCCGACACGCTGGACATGATGGAGCGCTTCGCCGTGCAGGTGATGCCGCACTTCACGGACGCGCGCCGGAAATTCGTTGCTTAA
- a CDS encoding flavin reductase family protein has product MPEIVWQTAADCDRRAFRDMLGSFMTGVTAVAARAADGSTRAFTANSFTSVSLDPPLILVCLAKASLSYDVFSTVPEFSVSILGDWQRELSSVFATRSAAKEEALRLLAVDGSPYVNGALAVMLCSRHELIDAGDHVILLGNVTKFTTGAGLPLGFFKGGYVSFGLVERQLERLSSPLVVGGLLDVDGQVLLCRRPGSPHWEIPRRAAAQGEPHSKLLEDLFTRLGASAQSSFLYSLFQELGDRHMTLIFSMESARADLRQAPEEGVEVGYFGEADEPWKLVRGAMSEGLLQRFFRERAAGCFGLYYDTSDGGRVSPLGGKAMHWTQWLPEPSATPTYSATRQGF; this is encoded by the coding sequence ATGCCCGAGATCGTGTGGCAGACCGCCGCCGATTGCGATCGGCGTGCGTTCCGAGACATGCTCGGTTCGTTCATGACGGGCGTGACCGCTGTCGCTGCCAGGGCCGCGGATGGATCGACTCGCGCATTTACGGCGAACTCGTTCACGTCGGTTTCCCTTGATCCACCGCTGATCCTGGTGTGCCTCGCCAAGGCGTCGTTGAGCTACGACGTCTTCTCGACGGTACCTGAGTTCAGCGTCAGCATTCTGGGCGACTGGCAGCGCGAGTTATCGAGCGTGTTCGCGACGCGAAGCGCGGCGAAGGAGGAGGCCCTGCGGTTGCTTGCCGTCGACGGCTCCCCCTATGTCAACGGGGCTCTCGCGGTGATGCTCTGCTCACGCCATGAGCTGATCGACGCGGGCGATCACGTCATTCTCCTGGGCAATGTGACCAAGTTCACCACGGGTGCCGGGCTGCCCTTGGGCTTCTTCAAGGGCGGATATGTCTCCTTTGGTCTCGTGGAGCGCCAGCTCGAGCGGTTGTCTTCTCCGCTTGTAGTTGGCGGACTGCTCGACGTCGACGGTCAGGTCCTGCTCTGCCGGCGGCCAGGTTCTCCTCACTGGGAGATACCCCGGAGGGCGGCCGCGCAGGGGGAGCCGCACAGCAAGCTGCTTGAAGACCTCTTCACCAGGCTCGGCGCCTCCGCTCAGTCGTCCTTCCTGTACTCCCTTTTCCAGGAATTGGGTGACCGCCACATGACCCTGATCTTCTCGATGGAGAGCGCCAGGGCCGACCTGCGGCAGGCCCCGGAGGAGGGAGTCGAGGTCGGTTACTTCGGCGAGGCCGACGAGCCCTGGAAGCTGGTGCGGGGCGCGATGAGCGAAGGCTTGCTCCAAAGGTTCTTCCGCGAGCGCGCCGCCGGCTGTTTTGGTCTCTACTACGACACGTCAGATGGTGGCCGCGTGTCACCGCTCGGCGGAAAGGCAATGCATTGGACCCAATGGCTTCCCGAACCGTCGGCCACGCCGACCTACTCCGCAACACGACAAGGATTCTGA
- a CDS encoding ABC transporter substrate-binding protein gives MNNGNGEAFRLALTRRSALKGMMTLGAGVALGGAFGFPALAAEEAVRGGTLTMGLAGANTSDSLDPGLAWDDFMISLSYGGLRNNLIELDPDGNPVAELAESWESTADSKTWIFRIRKGVEFHNGKTLGVDDVIASINHHRGEKTTSLVKSIFSQIADVTADGTDAVKITLQSGNADLAVLLSDYHVAIMPANADGTVDWASGVGTGGYKLEKFEPGVSAAATRFANYWKSGRAHVDAVEVLAINDVTARQNALVTGQVKCINRVDLKTINLLKRQGKLRIDEVKGYQHATLPMIVDAKPFGDVNVRRALKYAIDRQKWVDMLLNGHGTVGNDHPIPASQKYFDASLEQRTYDSDKAKAYLKKAGMDSLKVDLSASEAAFATAVDAAVLFRETAAAAGIDINVVREPNDGYWSNVWAKKPFCTTYWTGRSTPDAVFSMIYARGASFGDTRWDNERFNTLLLEARPEKDEAKRKEMYGEMQRVLNEDGATIVPMFMNYVNAMAENVRTPERQNADLPLDGMKAIERWWIA, from the coding sequence ATGAATAATGGGAACGGGGAGGCGTTTCGTCTCGCTTTGACGAGGCGATCAGCGCTCAAGGGAATGATGACGCTGGGCGCAGGAGTGGCGCTCGGAGGAGCGTTCGGATTTCCGGCGCTGGCGGCCGAGGAGGCGGTGAGGGGCGGTACGCTGACCATGGGTCTTGCGGGCGCCAACACGAGTGACAGCCTCGATCCGGGCCTCGCCTGGGACGACTTCATGATATCGTTGAGCTATGGGGGCCTGAGAAATAATCTGATCGAACTCGACCCTGACGGAAACCCGGTCGCTGAACTCGCGGAGAGCTGGGAATCCACGGCGGACTCCAAGACCTGGATCTTCCGTATCAGGAAGGGTGTCGAGTTCCACAACGGCAAGACGCTCGGCGTCGATGACGTGATCGCATCGATCAACCATCACCGCGGCGAGAAGACGACGTCGCTTGTGAAGAGCATCTTCTCGCAGATCGCAGACGTTACTGCCGACGGCACAGATGCCGTCAAAATCACGCTGCAGTCGGGCAACGCGGATCTCGCGGTTCTGCTGAGTGACTACCATGTCGCCATCATGCCGGCGAATGCCGACGGCACCGTCGACTGGGCGTCGGGTGTGGGTACCGGAGGCTACAAGCTCGAAAAGTTCGAGCCTGGCGTATCGGCGGCTGCAACACGTTTTGCCAATTACTGGAAGAGCGGCCGGGCCCATGTCGACGCAGTGGAGGTGTTGGCGATCAACGACGTCACCGCCCGCCAGAACGCCCTGGTCACCGGCCAGGTCAAGTGCATAAACCGCGTCGACCTCAAGACCATCAATCTGCTCAAGCGTCAGGGCAAGCTGAGGATCGACGAGGTGAAGGGCTACCAGCATGCCACTCTTCCGATGATCGTCGACGCGAAGCCATTCGGCGACGTCAACGTCCGGCGCGCTCTCAAATACGCCATTGATCGCCAGAAGTGGGTGGATATGCTGCTGAACGGACACGGCACCGTCGGTAACGATCATCCGATCCCGGCAAGCCAGAAGTATTTCGACGCCTCTCTTGAACAACGGACCTACGACTCGGATAAGGCGAAGGCCTATCTGAAGAAGGCCGGGATGGACAGTCTCAAGGTCGATCTCAGCGCTTCCGAAGCCGCATTCGCGACGGCCGTGGACGCGGCCGTGCTGTTCAGGGAAACCGCGGCGGCGGCGGGCATCGACATCAACGTCGTGCGCGAGCCGAACGATGGATATTGGTCGAACGTCTGGGCAAAGAAACCTTTCTGCACCACCTACTGGACGGGCCGCTCGACACCGGACGCGGTGTTCTCGATGATCTACGCCAGGGGCGCATCCTTCGGCGACACCCGGTGGGATAATGAGCGCTTCAACACGCTTCTCTTGGAAGCCCGTCCTGAAAAGGACGAGGCGAAGCGGAAGGAGATGTATGGCGAGATGCAGAGGGTCCTGAACGAGGACGGCGCAACGATCGTGCCGATGTTCATGAACTACGTCAACGCGATGGCCGAGAATGTGCGCACGCCGGAAAGGCAGAACGCCGACCTGCCGCTCGACGGCATGAAGGCGATCGAGCGCTGGTGGATCGCCTGA
- a CDS encoding TetR/AcrR family transcriptional regulator, with translation MVRKRRGTRAYLSAEDRRAEIVEAAFKCLQEFGYAKLTARKIAETSGISLGHITYNFKDMNEVLVETYRYASRTLYEATMENLGKAPETSMARLRAFLRAGFTPSILKKDYIRVRVDLWSAALSHEEISNTELVLYQRYREHLALILSTIAAERGRSVDEVPLLTDTIMATLDGLWLDWERRQSQEAVDNGLEGCIRLVEAVLPA, from the coding sequence TTGGTCAGGAAAAGAAGGGGAACCCGCGCTTATCTTTCGGCAGAGGACAGGCGCGCCGAAATCGTCGAAGCGGCATTCAAGTGCCTCCAGGAGTTCGGCTACGCCAAGCTCACGGCCCGCAAGATCGCCGAGACGTCCGGCATATCGCTCGGCCACATCACCTATAACTTCAAAGACATGAACGAGGTCCTCGTCGAGACATACAGATACGCCTCACGTACCCTGTACGAGGCGACCATGGAGAATCTCGGCAAAGCGCCAGAGACCTCGATGGCTCGGCTGCGGGCTTTCCTTCGCGCCGGCTTCACGCCGAGCATCCTGAAGAAGGACTATATCCGTGTCCGTGTCGATCTCTGGTCAGCCGCGCTCTCTCACGAAGAGATCTCAAACACGGAACTTGTCCTTTACCAGCGCTACCGGGAGCACCTCGCGCTGATCCTGTCGACGATCGCGGCCGAGCGCGGCCGCAGTGTAGATGAGGTTCCCCTCCTTACCGACACCATTATGGCGACGCTGGACGGCCTCTGGCTCGACTGGGAACGGCGTCAGAGCCAGGAAGCGGTCGACAATGGCCTCGAAGGCTGTATCCGTCTTGTCGAGGCGGTCCTTCCGGCCTGA
- a CDS encoding CCA tRNA nucleotidyltransferase: MTKLPSLSSEAWLNDPALRRIFAALAAAGGESRVAGGAVRNALLREPVNDIDIATTLPPERIIVAGEKARLGVHPTGIAHGTVTLVSGGKPFEVTTLRIDVETYGRKARVAFTDDWEADARRRDFTMNALYCSVDGGIYDPVQGYKDILGGKVRFVGEPAARIKEDYLRILRFFRFHARYGRGAPDRKGLAACITYKAKLKQLSSERIRQELFKLLEAKRASDTVKLMAARNVLKVLFAPAADLMPIVRMAKIDAAQGLAPDALLRLALIAKAPHSLRERLRLTNAEMKRLEVIGSHVTPHPSLRDKERRAVLYRVGAEAWRDMVRLAWAQSKQRLGDKAWRELLAFADQWTIPRFPLSGQDLLACGFKSGPELGQELIRLEDWWIASDFTESKVALLRRLETRA, from the coding sequence ATGACGAAACTGCCTTCGCTCAGCTCCGAGGCCTGGCTCAATGATCCAGCGCTCCGCCGCATCTTCGCGGCGCTCGCCGCGGCGGGGGGCGAGTCGCGCGTCGCCGGCGGAGCAGTGCGCAATGCACTGCTGCGTGAGCCGGTGAACGATATCGACATCGCGACCACGCTGCCGCCCGAACGCATCATCGTGGCCGGCGAGAAGGCGCGTCTCGGCGTGCATCCGACGGGCATCGCGCATGGCACCGTCACGCTGGTCTCCGGCGGCAAGCCCTTCGAGGTGACGACGTTGCGCATCGATGTCGAAACATACGGCCGCAAAGCGCGGGTCGCCTTCACCGACGACTGGGAGGCCGATGCCCGCCGGCGCGATTTCACGATGAATGCACTTTATTGCTCAGTCGACGGAGGGATCTACGATCCTGTTCAGGGATACAAGGACATTCTGGGCGGCAAGGTCAGGTTCGTCGGCGAGCCCGCGGCGCGCATCAAGGAGGACTATCTGCGCATCCTGCGTTTCTTCCGCTTTCATGCGCGCTATGGCCGCGGTGCGCCTGACCGCAAGGGGCTGGCCGCCTGCATCACATACAAGGCCAAGCTCAAGCAGCTGTCGAGCGAGCGTATCCGTCAGGAGCTGTTCAAGCTTCTGGAGGCGAAGCGGGCGAGCGACACGGTCAAGCTGATGGCGGCGCGCAACGTGCTGAAGGTCCTGTTCGCGCCGGCAGCCGATCTGATGCCGATTGTCCGCATGGCGAAGATCGACGCTGCGCAGGGGCTTGCGCCCGACGCGCTGCTGAGGCTCGCGCTCATCGCCAAGGCGCCGCACAGCTTGCGCGAGCGCCTGCGTCTCACCAATGCGGAGATGAAACGCCTCGAGGTTATCGGCAGTCATGTGACCCCGCATCCTAGCTTGCGCGACAAGGAGCGCCGCGCGGTGCTCTATCGCGTGGGGGCAGAGGCCTGGCGCGACATGGTGAGGCTCGCCTGGGCGCAATCGAAGCAGCGGCTCGGCGACAAGGCCTGGCGCGAGCTTCTGGCCTTCGCCGATCAGTGGACCATTCCGCGCTTCCCGCTGTCGGGACAGGATCTCCTGGCATGTGGCTTCAAATCGGGACCTGAGCTCGGCCAGGAACTGATCCGGCTCGAGGACTGGTGGATCGCGTCGGATTTCACCGAGAGCAAGGTTGCGCTGCTGCGCCGGCTGGAGACGCGAGCGTGA